GCTGTCGCGTTGTTCCTTGTGCGTTCCCAAATTGCTTCACAGACACTGAATTATAATCTTCCTAAAAGGCAGCCCTTGGCAAGACTTGAGTGAAGTGTCACTTCCTACATTCTTGTGGAGCCATTGTTCCAGAAGCCCTGATATTGCGTCACAGAGAGCTCCAGACTCAAAGGAATGGCCTAGGGTATAATTGAAGGTGCTTTTCTGTCTTAAGATCCAAATCAGACCATCTCCTCAGGGTCTTATAAAGGCTCTCCTCCTAACTGGGCACTGAGCTCAGAATAagtttttttgcatcaattgctCAGGAGAAATCACCTGTATTGCCTGATAAGGCTAAGAGAGGGGCCTGGCCCAGAGAAAACTCATCAGCCCCCTCATCAGGACCCCAGTCTCCGGCCTCTCTCCAGTCCACTAGTTCTCAACAGCAGGCTGAAAAATGGATCCCTGGGGAGTTAAAATGCAATTCTGGGCACCCCACCAGAAAGATTCTGAGCTGGTATAGGTCTAAAGTGGGAGCAGGAATCACCCACCAGCCCCAGTGATTCTGTTGCCCTCCACACTATGGGAGATGGTGTGCCACTGGCCTCTCAGACACCATCAAGGAGGTCACCACCTGCAGCAAACATCCTGCCCTCCTTGAATGACCCACTTGCCCACCTCCCCGTTGTCCTTAGCCACACAAGCAACCGGCCCCATGACCCCTGCCAGCTTCCCATTGGTTATCAGAAGGCAAGGGCATATGGGTGAATCCAGCCTCCCTCCTGGAAAATTGAAAGCAGTAGGGGAACACTTTTCCACTGGACTCACATGCCCTCTATTAGGAAGAACAAACAGAAGGTAGTCTCTGATACAGAAATGGCTCACATTTACCAGAGTCACCTGGAAGATGGACGCCTCTGTGTCTGACCTCCAGAATGGAGAGGACTTTTTTCTGCAGCAGTGGAGAGTGAACATTACTGGTGCCCTCAGGTTGCTGAGACTTAACCTCTGCTTGCTGTCACAAAGCTGGGGAGGGATGTTCCCGGCACCCTGGCATTTCATTTTCCCGGAGGAACTCCACTGCGAGTGAGGTCTTTTGTATGGAAACGTCAATGCCATGGTCCACCCATGGATGAGTTAAATAGGATTTTTTGTGTGAGTTGGCATAGAAACCTACCTACAGTGTGTGACATAGTTGCTCTGGGAAAGTGCATTCTCAACTCCTTGTCATCTACTTGGCAAGCAGGCTCGGGGAATATGACCGGCTTATGACTCAGCCCTTGTGTGTTTCCAGGGAGGTTGGGGGCAAACTCCAGGCCTGATTCTAAAGGCCTGGCATCAATGCATCAATAGGGACCTCAAGCAGATCCTCATTAAAGACCCACGCACCTTCGTGCCACAGGCTGACAGTGAGGTTTTACCTTGCTCCTGGTGGGCCCTGGGTCGAGGGCCCATGAAGAACTGGCCCGTGAGTGCTGCCCGTGGCTGTGACCTCACCTGCAGTGGTGTCCACCTGTCCTACCTACCAACCAGGAAGCCAAAACTTCATTGTAGAGCTATGTCCTGGAAGACAGAAAAGCCATTTTCTTCCACTACAGAAATGTTACTTTTGTCTTTCTGAGGTGATCCAGTGAGCCATAAGGCACTTTActggaagatatttgcaaatggagaCCTCCCCCAGGGAAAAAAGCATGTTCTGGGTTATTTTCAAGCATGCCATAAATTCAGTCCAAGCTATGCGAGTTTCCTCCATAGACGCTGAGTAGAGGGACCCCTGCCAACCCACTGGcctccatttttgtgtgtgttcacagcccaaataattttaagaagtatttaGTGAGTGGagtccctgagtggctcagtgggtagagtatctgactcttggttttggctcaggtcatgatctcagggtcatgatctcagggttgtgaaatcaagtccGGCATTGGGCGCCACGCTCAGctagcagagtctgcttgagagtctttcccccatgcttctccccttgctcgctctctctctctctctccctcaaataaataaaatcttttttttaaagattttatttatttatttgacagagagagatcacaagtagacagagaggcaggcagtgagagagatagagggaagcaggctccccactgagcagaaagcccgatgcgggactcaatcccaggaccctgagatcatgacccgagccgaaggcagcagcttaacccactgagccacccaggctccccaaataaataaaatcttaaaaaataaaaatacttagtgAATAACCAGATGCACTGTCCCTTATTCTAATTTGGTTTGTATGTTTCATGCTTATATGCGTTTGAGgacacataccaaaaaaaaaaaaacaaaaatctcttcatttttttttttcactgtgggGGCAGGATTGGAACGTGAATCAAAGGTATGAGAATTGAGGCGTGCCTAGCTGTTCAGTctggtagagcatgcagctcttgatcttgagttcatgagtttaagccccacactggacatagagcgtactttaaaaaaaataaaaataaaaagtatatgaatTAAGACTAAAAGTTTAAGCATCAATAGAAAATTCTATGAAATTGCAAAATATCATCATTGCCAGATGGAAGGAGGTAGGATATTATGCCCCTAGAGGCAGAAGTTGGTGAATTTGTACACCTTGGAGAGCTGAATCAATAGTTCCACCCAACTATTCTGGGGCCTCCCACCATAATGCATAAAGAAGCAGTATTTTGAATGAACCTTTGGGAACAACTGTGACCCCTTTAAACTCAACATGTCTCTTCAGGGGAGCTGGAACACAGATTCCTTGTGAAagccataaaataaaaggataaaaagaaaactacttgAGACCCACTGTGAAAATAGTCTTCTTTTTGGTTGATGTCAGTAACCCGATATAACAGGTTGAAGGTGTAGGAAGGGGTCCAATGGCCCAATCATCTTATAACAGGCAAAACCAGGCTCTCAGTGCCTGCAGGGCAGACAGCCACTCACAAGGACAtcatctactcttttttttttttttaaatatttatttatttatttgagagagagagcgagcgagcgagagagagcgcgcaagcagggggaggggttgagggagagggagaatttcaggcaggttccatgctgagcacagagcccccatgcggggcttgggctcacaaacctgagatcatgacttgagccgaaagcaggagttgggtgtttaaccaactgtgcaacccaggtgcccctcattcacgCTTTTGTTGGTGCCTGACCCTGGGATTGTCTAAACTGCTTCAGATGATGTGCAAGGGTAGCCAGGACTGATTCTTGATAGGAAGCCCCGAGGTGTGAGGAGCATCTTCCAAAcaattcccctttcttctcctggaaGCACCAGCACtgcatttcaaataaaatcactcctccctccctctctgcgcATTCCTGAGGCAGCCGAAGAAACGAGCTGTGATTTCCCAATACTGTCCCGAGCCAACATGCATGAGGACACATAGGAGCAGATCCAGACTTGCTGGTCCCGCAGAGATTACACAAAGCTTGGCCCCAAACATGGAATAATGCGAGCATGTACGAGGTGAACATTCCATCGATGGCTTGCCTGTCGGATGCATGCTTGCCTTCCCACAGGCCTGGCGCCAGGCCCGCTCTCTAGACCTTCAGTTCAACATGGGTCCCGGGCTACCAAGAAGACACGCACCAACAGCCCAGTTTGGCTCTTGTGCCTTCTGAGGACAAGACCACTGTATCTCAAACCTGCTGTCCCTCCTGCGTCTGGGCTTTTCTGTGTGCAGGAAATTATATATTCTTCCACCAGGACcgatctctttccctctctctctctctcacactcacacacacacacacacacacacacacgtacatcaACAGAGTAAGCTGAGGATAAAACAGAAACTCCCATAAACAGGAACTTTATTAAACTACATGTTACATAAAAGAACATATAAATGGACCTTTAAATACATTCAGTTCATCTTAAacaaatttatatagaaatttatttacatttctccattatatacttaaattatttttcaaagcttACTACCAATAAAAGGTAATAGAATGATCACCTGCTCATACAGATGCATACACATAGGGTCCACAGGGCTAAGTAAAACACCGCTTCTCAAGACACTCAGCTTATTAGATTCCAAAGCAACAGCAAGTTCTGAAGGTGCTTTCTTTTGAGTAGGCCTTTGACAGGAGGCCTCTGCTGTGCAGGTGCTGGGGGTCGGTTCCGAAAAGCTGGTCCTGGGGCAGATGGGTCCTTGGTTGTTTAAAATGACTCAAATCTTGAAGCTGGAGGGACCCTTAGAAACCACCACTGAGGCTATGCGCCCACTTCCGAAGACTGGGAaacagaggctgagggaggaggagtgATTGACCAAAGTCACATAGCATCAGCGACAGAGCACGGACAGGGTCCTATGTGGGGGTCCTGACCCCATTACTATCCACAAacttctatttttgttgtttaagactGATTTACTTTAGGAAtgaagagaggggcagagaggacgAGAGAATTGCAAGTggactgtgctgagcatggaggacAATGCAGGGCtcgtcccacaaccctgagaactcgacctgagccaaaatcacgagccagttgcttaaccaactgagccacccaggtgccccactacccACCAACTTttgatctttcatccatttccaCCCACCCACGGGCCCTATGTTTTGGACATTGTTGTCTGCATGGTTAAATACATGATTTCTCAGGCTTTTTGAGATGGTAAAAAACAGTGCAGGATTCCCATAACCATCTTTGCGGGGCCCAGGAAATAGCTACCTAAGGCCATTTTTATAAGAAGTTTTGTGGCCAAGTGCCTTACTTTTTAACCATGAAGTTTACCATTTCAATATAGCCGACGTAAGGAAGCTCagagtttccatttatttggatGGAAGGCAACATTCTACAGCAGAAGATTATAACATCAAGCACATGGATTCCCTGAAATCCATCTACCACTGTTGGGTCTAAAATAACGTTTCACTAAAGTTTCAATAAGTGGCCAAAAGTGAAAAAAGGCAGGAAGCAACTTTAAATAACAAGAAAGTTTCAAGAATCCCCTCATTCCCTAATTAGTCTCAGAAGGAAGCTGTGAAATGGGCAGTGAGTAGAAACagtacatattttcttcttttgaataaagccttttttttttttcccaagattttccTGATTATATAAAATCAGAAAGGGGGGGTTGTTATGTTTTGGTCTGCGATTTGGTTTTTCTCGGGATTTAAAAACCACTTTACAGAAGGAGACATGTCAGCGTTAGGAAGTATCATCAGTGACATAGATACACAGCCTGTCCAGGCTCCACGTCGGGTTAGCAAGGGAAGGAAGGGTTGGctgcgggcagagagaggagggagggacaagACTGGGACACAGAAGGGTTTATTCTTCCCTGTAACTAGAGTGAACCCAAGTCCTAGCAGCCTTCACTCAGTTTCAGAACAGATACACAAATGGGAAAACACAGAAGGGAAAGGTGTGCTCAGCTGAAGTGCCCCTGATGCCTCTCCATTAAGATATGGCCCTCCTAAGTTCGGGGAGATCCCGCATTCTGCCAGGGGCTGCTGTTCGTCTGCAGGGAAGGCACTGCCCTGGTGCCCGCCCTGAACACAGGGGAGCATCCGATTTCTATCCACCAGTCTCACTTCCCCTCCTGCTCGCACTCAAACCCTCACCCAGAGTCACACACGGAGAGGTGAGTGAGGCAGAGTGCCTTCAGGGAGACAGTGCCAATCACAGAACACCCAGGGCTTGCAGAGAAGTCCGGCTGCCAGCAATGGACAGGGTGTGGGCAGGTGGAAGGCACCCTGAGACCAGgaaacacaggaaaataaaaatgtcttcttgttcagggttttgtctctttttcctagGAGGCATTTCGTTCTGCAAAAGGAACTAAACtacttcatttttataatatttaaaaataagcttgtCATATAAAAACTggccagtttttgtttgtttgtttgtttgtttgttttaactctgTAGGGAAGACTGTCAGCTTATACATCTTCATGGAGGGTAGGGGGTTCCTCCAGGGTGTGGGAGGGAGATGCCAGCCATGAAGAGTAGCGGGCAGCCGCCCAGACTTGGGACTTTACAGTAGACGTCAGCGCAGCTGGTGGCGGTCCACAGGCCTCCCGGACCTCACCTCTGGTGACATGAGCGTTAGCCGGCGGCACGCGTGGATCACTTTATGCGGAACAAGGACATGCGGTGCCGTCCCTTCCCAGGAGTAGTCCTCACGATCAGACTTCACTTCCGTAAGGGATCGAGCATTTTCCCTAACGTGGTCCGATCAGAGTTTCTCAGTCTGAGGGAGACCCTTTCCCCAGCCCCCCGGCCCTTCCCAGGGGCCTCTGTGTTGGCACTGGGAGCCCCAGCAGACTCTGGACACTTTTTAGGGGTCCGGGCGCTACTGGCCCGCTGCAGGGTGCTGCTGTCCTTGGGGGCAGCATCCTCAGGGCCACCCTTGGGCCTCAGCTGACGCTGGGAAACCGTCCGAGTGATGCCGGGGGCTTTGGCCACAGGAGAGGAATCTGCTCTCATGAACCGACAGGAGGAGGCAACTGTGTTTCGGGCAAAGCTCGGCAcagggggcggggcgcgggggacGCTGGGGGCTGGCGGGGCCTTGGGCTCCTCTTCAGGGATCCCTTCCTGGGAGTTGGAGCTGCAGGTCTTGTTTTCGTCGGGCTTCTGCCTGGGGACATTCCTGAGGGGCTTGGCGCTGGGCTTCTTGAGAGAGCCCTTCTGCTGCAGGGGGGGGTCCTTCCCCGACCTAGCGCTGCCGGAGCCGCCGCTCACCCTCGCCAGCCTCGGCTCCTCCGACCCCGCCGCTGCCCCCGCCGAGGACCGCTTGGGCGACACATCTGAGGTCCCCCGCACGGAACTCCGGCGCGACCACGGCGCGTCTGCGCTGCTGGGGGTCTCCCGAGGGGGCCGCTTCCAGCCCACCGAGCCGCGGCTCGACCTGGAGATGGGCACGACTTTGCGCATGCTCTCACTCTCAGAGGCGGTCAAGGTCCTCACCGGCTTGGGTGCCGCCCCCTGGGGTCCCTGGCTCCGCCGGACACTGGCGGGCTTCGAGGTCCCCGGAGATGCCTCTTTGACGGAGCTTCTCTTCGGTGCTGTCACATCCTTCCCTTTGGCGGGTCTGTCCTTGGGAAGGCTGTCCTTGCAGGAGGGCTGGCTCTTCCCAGAGACTGGAGCCAAAGCCTCCCCGAGGGGGCTGGAAGTGGGGTGAGAGGAGACCTGGCTGCCCGTCTCCCCAGCGCCAGAGGACAAGGAGCCATCCGCCCCGGGCACCTCCCCCGGCTCCGAGCAGTCCAGGGTCAGTGAGCAGTCGGTGGCATCGGAGATGTAGAACAGAGGCCCAGGGTCTTTGCTGTCAGGGTCACTGCTGCCCACAGATACTACAGCCTTGCTGCTAGGATCCTCAGGGGCAGTCCCGTCCCCTTCCAAGGCTGGGCTGAGACCACCCAGGACACCGGTGTCCACAGGCATCAGGCCATCGTGGCTGGCACGGAGGGACTGCACACTCCCATCCCCCAGAGACGCCAGCTCCACGGGACTGAGGTCATTCAGGGTCAATTGGGGCACCTCCTCTGGGCTCTTGGATCCCTGAAGGTCGAACTGAGCCAGCCCTGTCACCAGCTcgtgctccttaatccccagaGCCAATGGGGAGAGTGGAGGGGACCGGGCCGGGACGAGGCCCACCGGCTCACTATTCCTCTTTCGGAGGATGCCCACCCCACTGCGCCGAACTCGGGGGATAGGGGGTTTGGGGTCCTCAGGCCTGGGGGCCAGGAGCTGCTGGCTCTGCCAAGatgatggtggctctggggtcccccGCTGGCCCTCTGAGGCCTGTGGTGTCTGTGCTCcgctggggtcctgggctctccgGTCTCGGGGCTCCAACCAGGCCATCGTGGGCCGGGCCTGCCGGGTGCTGCTCCGGGGCAAACTGTTGAATTTGCTGGGCTCCTCGGGGCTGTCGGTGGAACACTCCAGGAAGGTCAGCAGCTCCCGGTCTGCAAACGTGCCCAGGGAAAGGCGGGAGCGACGTGTGTTGGGAGGTCGGTAGGAGGGGCTGACGGGCCTGGGCTGCAGGAAGGGGGACAGGTCTTCCACGCCCTTCTTAGTCAGCTGTTCCACGTCATTCTCACTGCTGCTCCGGCAGAACCCCCCAAGCTCCCCAGTGGCCCAGGAGCGACGCTTCTGCTCCAGCTCCTTCAGCCGCTGCAGCCTCCTCAGCTCCTGCACTGCCCGGTCCTGGTTGTCCTGAGGCAGGGGTAGAGAGAAGCCCCAAAATTCATTAGACCCGTGGGACCTGAGTGCAATTCCACAGTTGCCTGCCTTAAGACCTCAAGAAACAGGTATGGGGGACAGCCTGGGTCCCAAACTTCCCCAAGACAATGGCGTGTTTGCAAGAAGGTGGGTGTGGAGAGGGCTAGCTCTCCCAAGGCTGCCTGGAGAGGACCCCACCAACATAAGGTTCTCATTGGATCCGTGGACCCAACTTACAGCTTTCTGGTCAAGGCACTGTCCCTTAAGTGTGGGCTGTGATTCCACACATGCCTGCCACCTCAACTCCGAGGGAACCCAGCTTGGCTTCTAAGTAGGGCAAGATAACAAAGACTTCCAGGAAAAGGCTATTTAgtcaagggcagagagagagagaaaaaaaaaaaaggagcctgaGACCATATCTCCCTGTTGCTTCTGTGTTGAATACAgctacacatgcacacacatgtgcagcaCATTCTACTTAATGGCTTGGATGTGTAAGTATATACccaagatatgaagagacaccaGTCAAATCTCTGCTCTCTGAACGCTCCCTGGTAAGGAAACCCCAGAGATGCCAGGATGGCTCTGTCCCTCATGCCCCACCCCGCTCCCACAATCAGACAGGAGGATTTGCTTTACAAATCCTTCCACCACCCTTCGCCCTGCTCCAAGTACCCAGCCCTCCCCCGACAGAGCCAAACCAGAACAAACACACATACTAAAGCACACTTTACCACCTGGTTGTGCACTCTAACTACatttgtagggcacctgggtggctcagttggttaagcgtctgcctttggctcaggtcatgatcccagggtcctgggatcgagccccgcatcgggctccttgctccgctcagggggagttggcttctccctccgcctctgcccctccatcacTCGTGCATATGtgtgatctctttctcaaataaaatatctttagaaaacttattaatatatttgtgtCACCTAAATGTgtggatcccacaaccccaatAGCACTTTTTACTTGAAAATCAGTTTCCTCAAATGGTGGATTTCCTGTTACTGATAGCACTTTTTACTCGAAAATCAGTTTCCTCAAATGGTGGATTTCCCTTCCAAGTTTCTGTGAAGCTCTGGCTGGGGATGCACGGCCCCTCCTTCTTCTCTGGCTTGGCCTTTCCAGTGTCCCAGGTCCCCCAGGTCCTCTCCTCCAAGGCTGCccggagtgggagtgggagtggggccAGCTCCTGGAGCTCAGGACAGCTGGACCCAAAGAATCACGCAGGTGGCCTCTTGGGCCTGCCGAATTCTGACAGGGAGTGAGAGCCTCAGAAAGAGCCAATTTGGCCTCTGCCTCCCACAACCATCTCCCACTGCTGAGCTCACTGCTTGGACAAGGGAGAGGAAACGTGGCTGCAGGCTTAGCCTCCTTCACTTAactgcagagagaaaagagggcttGAGAACTCAAACTCAGCTGTGGGCAAGCCtgcttttaaatacagaaaaaggaaTAAGGCACAAGTATTTAGCTCCTCCTCACCACCTGAAGTGAAgggatcttgttttgtttttaactgacaGATGAAAAGTTGTACTTGAAAAGCCAAGCAACCCAGAGTTCTCTGGCTCCTACAATGAACTCAGAGACTCCTGGAACTGGAGGTTAAAGGGCAAGAAATGCCGCTGTGTCCCTGTCAGCGGGAGACTCCTAACTACTGGAGAACTTCGAAGCCAGCTCTGGCTGAGGACACAGCATGGTCCCCGTGGTGCCAGCCGCCTGGCAATGGCCGTGGTGCTTGAAACAGGTCAGAGAGGGCCTTCCCATCCTCCCACTGCAACACAGGTCTCCGTGAAAGAGGAAATTCTTTCCTGGGAGCGGTGGGGGTGATGAGGAAGACGTTCAGGGCCTTCAAAGAGATTTGTTAGTATTAGGGCTGCCATCATAAATAAACGTTACTAACACAATGCTTTCAGGGCATGAAAGCCAGTGCTGGTTCGAGCAGTACAGCTGCCGAGGAGGCCAGACGAATCCCAACCGAGACCCTGGCGGTGCGGCCTGCACCAGCCTTCCCTGAAACCGTGGAAGTGCCGAACCGTCTTTCTGCCAAGGGCAGAGGGCTGGGTCTGGAAGAGGAAAACTGAAACTCCACACCACTCAGAAAACACGGGAGATGCCATCAGCCATACCTGAACCGCTTTGTTGAATTTGACACAAAAGTCTCTAAATATCTGAAGGCACTCGTCCAGTTTCATGGTTTCTTTGTCTTCgcagaaaaaatcaataagggtGTGGGCCTCGTCCTGGAGCTCCTGCTGCCAGCGCTCCAGTTCTGTCAGCTTTTCCACAGCAAACTGCGGGAAAACACAAGCACACGCTGAAGGAAACAGGCAGCCGAGGTGGCGCGGCGCGCGCCGCCTGCGCTCCCGGGTTCAGCTTCAGGTCTCGGGAAAGGGGAGAGTTGACCGCAAGTCTAACGCCCTCCGAGccaaaaggaaattatttcaacCCAAACAAAGCCCTGGGGAAGCAAGGTGAACTTCTGTGTGAGACCCTGGAGGCCacccaaaaaactaaaaagagcTTTCCTCTACAGAAGGCCGCTGAAGAAATGGTCACTGAAAAATGACATAGGTGTAAAGAGCTGGTTTGATGGAGGAAAACTCATTCTGCAtctgttcttccttctctgaaAAGTGAGTCTTAGAGACTGGCCTTCGGGATGTCAGAAGGCCCTTGTATGGACAAGCTGTTGAGAGGGAGTTTAAACCTCACCTCAAATGACctgtgtcagggtcaggatcacccCCACAGGAGGGAAGCTCCTGCGCCCAGACACATGCCCCAGCCAAAGCTACTTAACTAGGGTGCTTATCCGAGCCAGCTCAGAAGCACTGTCCACAGTTCCTGCTTGTATAGAACTCACGCAATTCAGTATGCCTGAGGTGTAACTAcgactaatatatattttttcaaagattttatttatctgacagagagagacacagcaaagagggaacacaagcagggggagtgggagagagagaagcaggcttcccgccgagtagggagcccgatgtggggctccatcccaggaccctgggaccatgacctgagccaaaggcagatgctcaaccacccgagacacccaggtgccccactaccaCTAATATTTTGTTACAACCCCCAGGAGATTCTGAGGAGTCCCGATGGTTAATTACTATTACATCCTACAAGTCCATCCACCTCTCGTGTTCACTTT
The DNA window shown above is from Neovison vison isolate M4711 chromosome 11, ASM_NN_V1, whole genome shotgun sequence and carries:
- the FHDC1 gene encoding FH2 domain-containing protein 1 — protein: MHVMNCVSLVSDKENGTITTAAGFMIRETAPPRPPPPPPPPPPPPSCPYSGEGFPPSPPPPPPPPLPGGPPLPPPPPGLPPSSHLNGYSHLGKKKRMRSFFWKTIPEEQVRGKTNIWTLAARQQHHYQIDTKTIEELFGQQEDTSTKSSLSRRGGALNSSFREAREEITVLDAKRSMNIGIFLKQFKKSPQSIVEDIHQGKSEHYGSETLREFLKLLPESEEIKKLKTFSGDVSKLSLADSFLHYLIQVPNYSLRIEAMVLKKEFLPSCSSLYTDITILRTATKELMLCEELHSILHLVLQAGNIMNAGGYAGNAVGFKLSSLLKLADTKANKPGMNLLHFVAQEAQKKDAILLNFSEKLHHVQEAARLSLDNTEAELHSLFIRTRSLRENIQRDGELCQQMEDFLQFAVEKLTELERWQQELQDEAHTLIDFFCEDKETMKLDECLQIFRDFCVKFNKAVQDNQDRAVQELRRLQRLKELEQKRRSWATGELGGFCRSSSENDVEQLTKKGVEDLSPFLQPRPVSPSYRPPNTRRSRLSLGTFADRELLTFLECSTDSPEEPSKFNSLPRSSTRQARPTMAWLEPRDRRAQDPSGAQTPQASEGQRGTPEPPSSWQSQQLLAPRPEDPKPPIPRVRRSGVGILRKRNSEPVGLVPARSPPLSPLALGIKEHELVTGLAQFDLQGSKSPEEVPQLTLNDLSPVELASLGDGSVQSLRASHDGLMPVDTGVLGGLSPALEGDGTAPEDPSSKAVVSVGSSDPDSKDPGPLFYISDATDCSLTLDCSEPGEVPGADGSLSSGAGETGSQVSSHPTSSPLGEALAPVSGKSQPSCKDSLPKDRPAKGKDVTAPKRSSVKEASPGTSKPASVRRSQGPQGAAPKPVRTLTASESESMRKVVPISRSSRGSVGWKRPPRETPSSADAPWSRRSSVRGTSDVSPKRSSAGAAAGSEEPRLARVSGGSGSARSGKDPPLQQKGSLKKPSAKPLRNVPRQKPDENKTCSSNSQEGIPEEEPKAPPAPSVPRAPPPVPSFARNTVASSCRFMRADSSPVAKAPGITRTVSQRQLRPKGGPEDAAPKDSSTLQRASSARTPKKCPESAGAPSANTEAPGKGRGAGERVSLRLRNSDRTTLGKMLDPLRK